From one Luteipulveratus mongoliensis genomic stretch:
- the nuoE gene encoding NADH-quinone oxidoreductase subunit NuoE: MTELHDGPLHELTPLYASEEPYDDETLASLAHDAEAVIARYPQKRSALLPLLHLIQSVDGFVTGRGVTFCAEQLDLSEAEVSGVATFYTQYKRHPNGEYTVGVCTNTLCAIMGGDQIWDEVSEHLGIGHDETTEDGKVTLERVECNAACDFAPVVMTNWEFFDNQTPESTKQLVDDLRAGKAVHPTRGADNVCTFKEMSRVLAGFNDGRADQGVGAGPASLEGLRIASGKQQFTRTPAPEPAAEEPKEQQS; encoded by the coding sequence ATGACCGAGCTCCATGACGGCCCGCTCCACGAGCTGACGCCGCTGTACGCCAGCGAAGAGCCCTACGACGACGAGACGCTGGCGTCCCTGGCGCACGACGCCGAGGCGGTCATCGCGCGCTATCCGCAGAAGCGGTCGGCCCTGCTCCCGCTGCTGCACCTCATCCAGAGCGTCGACGGTTTCGTGACGGGCCGCGGCGTGACCTTCTGCGCCGAGCAGCTCGACCTTTCCGAGGCCGAGGTCAGCGGAGTCGCGACGTTCTACACCCAGTACAAACGCCACCCCAACGGCGAGTACACCGTCGGCGTCTGCACCAACACGCTCTGCGCGATCATGGGCGGCGACCAGATCTGGGACGAGGTCTCCGAGCACCTCGGCATCGGTCACGACGAGACCACTGAGGACGGCAAGGTCACCCTCGAGCGCGTCGAGTGCAACGCGGCGTGTGACTTCGCGCCCGTGGTGATGACCAACTGGGAGTTCTTCGACAACCAGACGCCCGAGTCGACCAAGCAGCTCGTGGACGACCTGCGGGCCGGCAAGGCGGTGCACCCGACGCGCGGCGCGGACAACGTCTGCACCTTCAAGGAGATGTCGCGAGTGCTGGCCGGCTTCAACGACGGTCGCGCCGACCAGGGCGTCGGTGCCGGACCGGCTTCGCTGGAGGGGCTGCGCATCGCCTCGGGCAAGCAGCAGTTCACCCGGACGCCGGCTCCCGAGCCTGCCGCCGAGGAGCCGAAGGAGCAGCAGTCGTGA
- a CDS encoding NADH-quinone oxidoreductase subunit D — translation MSTQAEDVYSTAEARHADGVDDAPVLNAFGGDWDDVVSEAAALNEERIVVNMGPQHPSTHGVLRLILELDGETVTEARAGIGYLHTGIEKNMEFRTWTQGVTFCTRMDYVMPLFNEASFCLAVEKALGITDQIPERASTIRVMMMELNRITSHLVALATGGMEMGATTVMTIGFRERERILSIFEMVTGLRMNNAYIRPGGVAQDLPDGCIDKVRETIPLLRKGIHELEALLLENPILKGRTVDVGYLDLTGCIALGMTGPVLRSTGLPHDLRKSDPYCGYENYEFDVPVEDTCDAYGRLRIRINEMHESLKIVEQTLDRLDANPGPVMVEDKKIAWPAQLSVGSDGQGNSLDHIRKIMGESMESLIHHFKLVTEGFRVPAGQAYVGIESPKGELGCHVVSDGGTRPYRAHFRDPSFNNLQATAAMSEGGAVADVIVAVASIDPVMGGVDR, via the coding sequence ATGAGCACTCAAGCAGAAGATGTGTACTCGACGGCAGAAGCCCGTCACGCCGACGGTGTCGACGACGCCCCGGTGCTCAACGCGTTCGGCGGCGACTGGGACGACGTCGTCAGCGAAGCGGCGGCGCTCAACGAAGAACGCATCGTCGTCAACATGGGCCCGCAGCACCCGTCGACGCACGGCGTGCTCCGCCTCATCCTCGAGCTGGACGGCGAGACGGTCACCGAGGCCCGCGCGGGTATCGGCTACCTGCACACCGGCATCGAGAAGAACATGGAGTTCCGCACCTGGACCCAGGGCGTGACCTTCTGCACCCGCATGGACTACGTCATGCCGCTCTTCAACGAGGCGTCGTTCTGCCTCGCGGTCGAGAAGGCCCTCGGGATCACCGACCAGATCCCGGAGCGTGCGTCGACCATCCGCGTGATGATGATGGAGCTCAACCGCATCACCTCCCACCTCGTCGCCCTCGCGACCGGTGGCATGGAGATGGGCGCGACGACTGTCATGACGATCGGCTTCCGCGAGCGCGAGCGGATCCTGTCGATCTTCGAGATGGTCACCGGCCTGCGCATGAACAACGCCTACATCCGCCCCGGCGGTGTGGCGCAGGACCTGCCCGACGGTTGCATCGACAAGGTCCGCGAGACGATTCCGTTGCTGCGCAAGGGGATTCACGAGCTCGAGGCACTGCTGCTCGAGAACCCGATCCTCAAGGGCCGCACCGTCGATGTCGGCTACCTCGACCTGACGGGCTGCATCGCGCTCGGCATGACCGGCCCCGTGCTGCGGTCGACCGGGTTGCCGCACGACCTGCGCAAGTCCGACCCCTACTGCGGCTACGAGAACTACGAGTTCGATGTCCCGGTCGAGGACACGTGCGACGCCTACGGCCGACTGCGCATCCGGATCAACGAGATGCACGAGTCGCTCAAGATCGTCGAGCAGACGCTGGACCGCCTGGATGCGAACCCGGGCCCGGTCATGGTCGAGGACAAGAAGATCGCCTGGCCGGCGCAGCTCTCGGTCGGTTCGGACGGTCAGGGCAACAGCCTCGATCACATCCGCAAGATCATGGGTGAGTCGATGGAGTCGCTCATCCATCACTTCAAGCTGGTGACCGAGGGCTTCCGGGTTCCGGCGGGCCAGGCGTACGTCGGCATCGAGAGCCCCAAGGGCGAGCTCGGCTGTCACGTCGTGTCCGACGGCGGGACGCGCCCTTATCGCGCACACTTCCGCGACCCGAGCTTCAACAACCTGCAGGCCACCGCCGCGATGTCCGAGGGCGGTGCCGTCGCTGACGTCATCGTCGCGGTCGCGAGCATCGACCCCGTGATGGGAGGCGTGGACCGATGA